Genomic window (Helicoverpa zea isolate HzStark_Cry1AcR chromosome 9, ilHelZeax1.1, whole genome shotgun sequence):
atatatatttttaaaatcaataggaTTTTTCACACctaaaatgtattgtttgtttCCAGCTTGTCAAGATTTCATCGGATAAGTCAAAGTTTAATGTTGTAGGAAACGGAACCGAGAAAAAAGATATTAGagcattatgctgagcaagGGCCGTTTCACGTGGGGTGTGACACATATTTTCCACtagttttttaattgtaattcgtcTTTTCTTGTGTTATTTATAACGACTGTTAgtctctttttaatattatttttgtttattgattgTAAGGCTGTGTCACACGCGTGCGTGAATAaacgtattttctttctttctttctttcttctttctataTGAGTGAGAGTCAGGGCTTAATAGAATGATACCTAGGGTGCAATGTGTGAAAGTCACCCAGGTTTAAATGTGATAAGAATGtagataaactgtaaaataagtacctatggtACCCACGATTGACACACGTCGAGATCAGAGCTTTCTCAACTGGACTGATTGTACCCCAAAgccttttagtttttaattgaaTTCACTATAAGCGAGTTTTATAAGCTTCCAAATACGGAATTATTTGTTCCTTcaggtaaatattatatttttaattaaggttACATGTGAATACAATTGACAAAGAATAAGACTGGGTAATTCCCAATATTTATTAACCACAGTAACTGGAACTAAGAACTGTCACAGCTTTTATCACAACGAAGTGACGCAGCGCTCATAACAGGTTgggtattttattacttttcatcATTTACTAGAACTCAACAACAATTCGCGTAGTAATATCCAATTGTAGATACGACACGGgtcattttttaataaacagaCAATTAAATGTTATCGAGTGACGTATTAACCTCATCTCCGGGGTCAGGCGCGTACTCTACTATATTATATTGAGGCTAGACCGTCTCGCACACAGTCTTCAGTAAACCTCTTCAGCATGCGCGTCTTACTAATATTCCTGGTGGCAACTATAACCACGGTTGCACCAGAAACATGGTCTCTCGTACCATCCTTCAAGGAGTTTTTCAAAGAACAAAGTGACAACGTGAAGACATTCTACAACGATGCTGTTACCATGAAGGATTCAGTCGATAACTACGTCGAAGAACAGCAGCAGATGATCAAgaataatattcataattatgtGGACGACATACAGACAGCAAGAACTCTGGTAGACCCATTGTCTTACTATCCTGTCGGTGACACTCAACCACAAATCGAAAATCCCGACGTCGTCCTGTCAGTGCCTGGAATAATCACGAGAAATGGATACATTTGTGAGACCCACACCGTCATCTCCCAAGGCTACGTGCTCAACGTTCACAGGATCCCTCGCTCCAAACACGGCAGTGGGGTACCATCGAAGACAGTTCTACTCCAACACGGCCTATTTGCGAGCTCTGCCGACTGGATCATGAATGGACCTGGAAAAGGACTGGGGTACGTCCTGGCAGACGCTGGCTACGACGTTTGGATGACCAACATAAGAGGAAACAGGTACTCCAAAGATCACGTTTGGTTTAAACCTAATTCACAATCATACTGGGATTTCTCTTGGCATGAAGTAGCTAAGTACGACGTTCCTGCGGTCATTGATTACATTTTGGAGACTAAAGGCGCTGATACTAAGATGACGTACATCGGACATTCAATGGGAACCACTATACTCTTCGCGATGTTAACGTTAAAACCTGAATATAACGATATCTTGACAGCTGGGTTTGCGCTGGCTCCCGTCGTGTACCTATCAGATATGAAGTCACCACTGAAGTCAATGGCACCGATTGCAAGTAACTTAGCCTACATAGACGAGTTGCAAGGAACTTATGAGTTCATTCCGAAGAATTCTGCCCTAGGCAAGATATCAAGCACGTGTAACGGTGAGAACATGGATTCTCTGATCTGCAAGAATATAGTGTTTTACTTGTGCGGTTTCAATGAGAGGCAGTTTAATAAGACTCTGCTACCAGTCTTCCTAGCACACTTGGGTACTGGGACATCGTGGAAGACTGCTGTGCATTTCTCGCAAGAAATACTTTCTGGTAAATTCCAACAGTTTGACTATGGATATTTAAACAATTGGAGAATCTATAGATCTGGGTCCCCTCCTGAATACGACCTTAAAAAAGTTACTCTTCCAATCAAGTTGTTCTGGTCTAAGAATGATTTGCTGTCAAGTGAGAAGGATGTGATGGCTCTATATAATAAATTGCCTTCGAATCCTGAAATGTTCCTCGTACCTGACGAGAAATTTAACCACTTGGACTATCTCTGGGCTATCGACGCTCCTAGATTGCTGAACAATGAGGTACTAAACTCTTTACATTCATACATGAGCGATTATTCATTTAGCGTCAGATTTTGAAGTGATTACCGGTTCCACTACTGATAAGATTTTCCCAAAAAGtcttaaataaacgaaaatCAACAATATGTGAGAATATTGGGGAATATTCTCATAATTATTCTCATATATATCATTCTCAATATTGAATAGTGAGAAGGTTGGTAAATGATACTGGTTGGATTTGACACGGTTGTAGAAAATAGATATGACTTCAAGACGAATGTTTTAAAGTAAGGGAAAGTCTTTTAATCGTCGTCTGCATACATACATAGCCTCGTGTGATTATGATAGCTTGAGAGCTCTCAGCTCATACTCCTTGCTGCACATGGTCTAAAGATCCACAAAGGACGACAAACCTAGACAGTGGCCTAGGTAAGGACGAAAGGTCTTCAAGCGAGGTTATCCACACTCAAGGGTATAAACAGGAAGATCGAAGCAC
Coding sequences:
- the LOC124633535 gene encoding lipase 3-like, with product MRVLLIFLVATITTVAPETWSLVPSFKEFFKEQSDNVKTFYNDAVTMKDSVDNYVEEQQQMIKNNIHNYVDDIQTARTLVDPLSYYPVGDTQPQIENPDVVLSVPGIITRNGYICETHTVISQGYVLNVHRIPRSKHGSGVPSKTVLLQHGLFASSADWIMNGPGKGLGYVLADAGYDVWMTNIRGNRYSKDHVWFKPNSQSYWDFSWHEVAKYDVPAVIDYILETKGADTKMTYIGHSMGTTILFAMLTLKPEYNDILTAGFALAPVVYLSDMKSPLKSMAPIASNLAYIDELQGTYEFIPKNSALGKISSTCNGENMDSLICKNIVFYLCGFNERQFNKTLLPVFLAHLGTGTSWKTAVHFSQEILSGKFQQFDYGYLNNWRIYRSGSPPEYDLKKVTLPIKLFWSKNDLLSSEKDVMALYNKLPSNPEMFLVPDEKFNHLDYLWAIDAPRLLNNEVLNSLHSYMSDYSFSVRF